The DNA window agGGTTAAtgcttttaatttgttattttttaaaacaaaattaattatattatgaacAAAAGAGCCGTGtcttataatataagattgaagaaaaaaaatatatataattaagaaaaaaaaaaactagttaGGGGACAATGCCAAATGTCATGTTCGTTCAGCAGGTTCATGACAAGTCAAACCCTATTATACCTTTgtaagtattttatttttgtatttctaagaagtatgacgtttcagaaatatATGTCTAGACCTGTCGCGATTGTGCTGCACTCACTTCCAAGAATCTCtctcgaaaatctctctctgccctcaaccttctcttaaaatcgagaccagAGGTTCGAGCATACATCGCTTGGCTGTAAGCGAcataagaacgaattggcttagctcactggtcgttggaaagtgagtgccgcacagtcgcaagtccgctgccatcaaaagtgcaattgtgacaaatggtatcagagctttgttagTTCCGTCAGACCAAGACCAAGCAGCGAATGAGAATTAAAAATAGCTGCAAACAGCTTCTTCAATGGATCAACTCACAGATAACTTTCAAGTCCGATAATGAAGGTCTCATCCGATTATTGAATAGAGAACAAgaatatgaaatgaaaaatggagaatcatATCAAAAGTAGCAAAAATAGTGTCATTTAAAACCAATCCATTCCCTCTAATTGAAGTTAAACTCATCCACTCAGTTCATGCAGTCCAAGGAAGAACATGGTAAGTAGCAACTCCCAGAAGAAAGAACAGGCAGAGGAGCAAAAGAGTAGCAAATTACATACCATTGTGATGAACGGATGAAGCAGCAACAAAGCCACATATAAGTGAGATTTTGATGCTCTGTTCTTGTTAGATGCAAAAACAATCAACAACgcatttcaaatctttcaaatGAGTGTCTGTAATCACTCTACAGCGAAAGAGCAGCTTCAATTTTCCCCCACGAATCCATAGCAGGTCCTTTgagcatcttcttcatcttctcaaCAATCTCTTTTGCCTCTTCAACCTTTGATATACCCACCAATCCACGAACCAGGCCCTCCATTGCCTCAAATGGAGGAACCCACCTCCTCTTTATGATCTCTCTACATGTAAACTCCCCCTCCTTAACCATGCTTCGAATCAAACCATAATAGATTCGCGAACTGGGTGAGACATGGCCATCCTCCAGCATACTCTTCAGAACTTTCGTAGCCAATTCAATATCCCCAACATTGCCGTAGCCATGGATGATTGCATCATAGCTACTAGAATTGGGCTTCACACCCTTTGAAACCATCTCATCTAGCATTTTCTTGGCCCGTGCACACTCCATGTTCTTGCACATCCTCAAAATCCTGTAATTGTAACTAGCGAAATTGTACTCCAAACCTCTCTTTGAAATTTCCTTCACAATCCCGTCGAATCCGACCAAATCGCCTTTGTTCCAGTAAGCTCCTAACAAGATATTGTACGAGTCAATGTTAGGGACGACCTTAGCATCATCCTTGTACAACTCATCGATCCAGTTCCGAGCCGATTCAAGATCGTTTTGCTGAACAAAAGCCTTCAACACCAGATTGTGCGAAACCACCGTCGGAGTAACACCAATCTTCTCCGGAATGGTTCTAAACATCTCATGAACCTTCTCAGGCATGGAATTGTTGAGATAAACAGAGAGAACAGCACAGAGCGATTTCTCTGACAGATCGCAGGGTTTGTTCAGGATTACCTGATCAAGAGTGCGGATAGCTTGATCGACCATGCCGGAGCCGGAGTAGAGCATGATGAGGCGGATCCAGAAGCCTTCAGAAATGGCGGAGGGGGATTTGAGTTGGGATTGAATGATGCCATCGATGAGGTCGAAGCGTTGAGCACGCGCGAGTTTGCGGATGGAATAGTGGTAGATTGGGCGGTGGCGTCGGAATGCCGGAAGGTCAAAATGGCGGATTTAGCAGCACGAAATGAAGGGAAAGGGGAATCGGAGTTTGGTTGAAGCGGCGGAGTTGTTGAATAtgtgaaagaaggaaggagTTTGGAATGGAGGAAGAGGCATCTTGGAGTTCTGGAGAGAGCCGCAGCCATGGCGGATGGCGATGGGGTTTAGACGTGAAAATTACAGCCTTCAATGGCGTTGGTAGGGTTTAGCCTTTCTATGGGCCCAGCGATCGAGGACCGGaggtaaagaaaatgaatggcAAATTGGTCAAACTAATTcgaaaaggaataaataaaataaaataaatatataattcaaaatgaaaTGTTCTTAAAAagttcttttactttttttaaggGTGAAATTACCCTTTTATCCTTGagcaacaaaaatattaaatgtccaaaataaaaaatgtgtattaattaaatatataattgtaaataTTAAGTTTCTCaattaactaattataaaaagagattaaatatttcacgTCTATCCACGTGTCTCCATATAATCCaatattatgaaatgatataagTTTTAGATTCAAAAGCGAGTTCTTGCGCTTCTCacgtaaataaataaatttacttaaaaaacGATCCAACtataataaaatctaaaatttcacACAAACTATGTTCGGTTTTCAGTCACTTCGATGTCAACTTTCTTAGAAACTTCATCAGATACCAGTGCTATAAGATCCGCATCTATAATTCtctgaaaattcaaaaacaagtTAGGAGTATTAATGAACGGTAACCTAGGTAGAATAATCTCAAATGGGTATCACCTAAGTTACCTTTTTATGTTCAGCTAAAGCTTTGAATCGCCAAAATACGTTGTCGAGCTTGTCCTCGTCGATCTCATAGCCAAGCTGAAAAGACAACGAGGTTGAAGCCACTACAagaaataaatgatatgataactTACGAAAAACGCTATCACAATATACCTTTCGAAGTTGACTTTTAAGAGCATGACGTCCACTAAACACGCATAAGAAAGTCAAAGGTGGAGCTttggttgaaaaaaataagaactttAAGCAGGCTCATAGCAGTAAAGAAACAGGGCATACCTGAGCTTTCCAAGAACAATACCAACATGATTGGATCGTTGATAGCCAATATCTTCTGGTGGTATGATTTCGTAAGTGCCTCTGTGCTTAAGCATCCCATCCTGAGTATCAATGATCATATTTAGGATACCATTTAAGCCTCAACAGGAGTAAAATTGGAAGAAGAGCAACCTGGTGGATGCCACTTTGATGAGCAAAGGCATTGGCTCCAACGATGGCCTTGTGGGGCTGCACATTCAATCCAGTGTACTCTTCTACCTGACCAACAATGACACTCAATTTGGCCAACCTTCTCAAATAATTAAGCTTTTTGGTAACTTTTTCAAGAAGCTTTCTGGTAACTAATTACCATCTTGCTAGTTGAAAAGATATGTCTCGAGTTAATTCCAGTGTAAAGACCTCCAAGCACATGCTCTCCACGACATTGTAGGGTCATTACCACCTGAACATATCATGTACCGTAGAACGATACACTAACTCAAGTAAAGGAATGATACGTGAATGAATCGGGACCCCATTCGAATGAGAGTGATAAGGATAAGACGACCaagaaaagcttaaaagaattgagagTTACTATCTACACCAACAAAATGCATATGTCCATTTTGACGactcaattataaaaacttCATGGTTAAACGTGTTTTGCTTGGAACAATTCTATGTTTGGTCAAAACATGCTAGAAAGGTTTGTGTCGGTCTGTAAGTACATGGGAGGATACCGGGACCATTAATTTCCTAGGATGCATGCAAACAAGGACAGAACATGCTAGAAGGACTTGTGTGGGTCCCTATAGacagtcttcactcttaaaagcAAAGAGTAAGTAAAGTGCTATACCACATGGGAATACCGAAGCCATTAGGTGCCAAATTTTAGGCATGGGGTGTTACAAAAATTATAGAACCAATTTGAGCATAGATCGGTTGATAAATGAAAGAACAGGTTACCTCCTCGAGCGAAGCATTCCCAGCTCTCTCACCTATGCCATTTATTGTGACCTCAACTTGCCTTGCACCACCGCATGCCCCCTACAAGACAATAAAATGAGAGGAATGGAATTTGGAGCAAGAACATAGAGAAGGGTTAATATCACTTACTGCTATTGTATTGGCAGTTGCTAGCCCAAGGTCATTCTGGCAATGCGTTGAAATGATAACATTTTGAGTGCCAGGAGTATTACATTTTATATCAGCTATCAGCTTCCCATATTCAGCTGGCACTGTATACCCCACTGTGTCTGTTATGTTCAGAGTTGTTGCCCCAGCTCTTATCACTTCACCAAGAATTTGATACAGAAACTCTTTATCTGATCTGATACCACACCCAACAAATGGTAGATTAAGTTTATTCAATAACTCGAACCCGAACCAGTTCAATTCGAATATATGCGAACTACGCAACAGCCTaaccccaccgctaacagatattgtcctctttggactttccctttcgggtttcctcttaaggctttaaaacgatctgctagggaaaggcttttacacacttataaagggtgtttcgatCTCCTcgccaaccgatgtgggatggtttccacacccttataaagggtgtttcgttctccccccaaccgatgtgggatctaacaatctacccccttcaaggGCCAGCattctcactggcactcgttcctttctctaatcgttgttggacccccaccaaatccacccccttcgggcccCAGCGTCCTTAATGGCACactgtctcgtgtctaccccttcagggaacagcctcctcgctggcacatcgtctagtgtctggcttttataccatttataacggcccaaaaccactgctaacaaatattgtccttttttgaCTTTTCCTTAAATGCCAGCAGAACAGCCTTCTtcaaaacgcgtttgctagtgaaagatttccacacccttctaaagggtgtttcgttctcctccacaaccagatgtgggatctaacaatccacccccttcagggcccagcatcctcgctggcactcgttcctttctccaatcgatgtgggaccccaccaaatccaccatcctttggggccagcgtccttaatGGCACatcacctcgtgtctaccccttcagggaacagccTACTCGCTGGTACATcacctagtgtctggctttgatatcatttataacggcccaaaatgcatctgctagggaaaggtttctacacccttataaagcgtgtttcgttctcctctccaaccgatatgggatctaaCAAACTCGAACTAGCTCAAGTAGAGATGATTAAAGATCAAACCTGCCAGCATCCTCAGGGCTAAACTCAACATCATCAAAACCCAAGCTTCGTGCAAACCTCACCATGTTCCTAGCAATCTCAACCACTTCCCCTCTCGTCTTTCTAAGCTTATGCGTCAAATGAATCTCACTCGTTGCAATGAACATATGTATTCTTGGTCTCTTAGCATACTTCACTGCCTCCCAAGCAGCTCGAACGTCGCTCTCGGTACACCTCGAGAACCCGCAAATCACCGGCACGTACCCATCCTCACCTACCTCATTGCCAACCTCCTTCGCAACCATCTCCACAGCCTCAAAGTCCTGCCTCGACGCTGCCGGGAATCCCGCCTCGATTGCATCGACCCTCAGCTTCACAAGCTGACGGGCAATGAGAAGCTTCTGCTTCGACGTGAGGGCTGCACCGGGGGATTGCTCGCCGTCGCGGAGAGTGGTGTCAAATACGCGTACATAGGAAGCGTCCGGGATGTAATTCGGGGTGTAGGGTGGACGTTGTCGAACCGAAGACACTACATGACATGATGTTATTTGATGACGGGAAATACAAACGTCGTGATTCGGCTTCGACATCGACATTGAAACCGGCATAGTTAGCATGGACATAGCTGGATTGGGTTTGAGGTCTCGTACGTTGGAATTAATTTGAGGGCATCATATTTGTGGAGGACATGCACGACATGCTTTGTCGTTTTTTAACTTTGTTGAAAAAGGAAGACAACTCGCATCTTAAATTATTGGAAAAGAGAATCTAACATATTTTACACGTGACATTTTGCAGCTTTATTTTggaactatataaaaaaaatcgaactcCTTTACAATCAAATTTGTACTATACTCCAATTTCTACCTAACGAGTCGTCCTTTTCAATATCGTGaattactaaaaataattcaacatGAACCGATATGTAATACTCATTTAAGGTCGAAAAAATATTGAGATAGTTGAAATTGATCATGAAGAACTTTTGATCATGACGAAAACTCATAAATGATGGAGGATAATACTTGTCGTCATTTTTTCATaagagtttttatttctttatcaaATAAAGTCCACGACCACAAATCTTATGACCTCTTGGACTTGCTTTCACGGGTTCCCCGAGTGTTGAACAATGACAGCAGCTTCCCGAGTGTTTTGATTGAAGTTGTCATTACTCCGCTCCACGTtaccctacttttaaaaaaaattattctcattttccattttatattttttaataataataaaaaaaaaaaaacagctaTTTTATACTagatttcaataaatattgtaaaaattagatagatatttacaaaataataataataataataaatgaaggaaataataaatattgtgaaggtttttataattaaaattcttgTTATGAGAGAACAAATGGATGaattaatttagtaattgAATTGCCAATCTTTTTCATATCCACCAAGTCGGTTCCACTAGAAATTGCATTAAATAGTTAGTTTTGTGGattcaattcaataatttttctaatttttaaaaattattaatactcAAATAATACCAATTTtcgtatatattatttatttatatgaatttctGATAGTACTTAAGACAATTGAATGACTAAGAGTTGTTAAAAATACGTTTCCAATAAAAgattgaataaaattattatgtgaCAATTAAATTGCAATAAGTAATTATAAAGAATCGTGTACATCACGATCATACTAAAAGTGGACAAATAACGTTACATCGAATGAAGTATATGTCGGACCAAAATGCAACACCCAAATTACCCAGACATGGAAGAGAAGTATTAAACTCTACTTCGATGTAGATCGGGCATAGGAGTCTATATGTCTAATGGTTAAATCTTTGTCATGTCGTAAATATTTTGTGACAATTCGTGTGACAGAACAATACCATTTCTTACAcacacactcttataaagaatgtttcgttcggCTCGAGATGCCACAAATAGGTTTGAATCAGTCACTTGAAAAAACGATTCTCGAGTCATTTTTACGactttttagtttaaaaacgagtaaataaaagttttttttttttcgagataTTAGTCACGATCATGATTAATTACGATCGTACATAATTAATATACAAAAACAGTGCATAGAATCATGTATATAAAACACAAACATCCAACAATTCCACAAAAGGCTGTGTTATATCCAAATGGGAACCTCTCCTCGCCGCCACAAGTCAGGGTTGAAGAAAGGGCCATGGACGCCGGAAGAAGACCACAAACTCTTGGCTTACATTCAGCAGCATACCCAACAAATGGTAGATTAAGTTTATTCAATAACTCGAACTCAGAACCAGttcaattcaaatatatgCGAACTACGTAACGGCCTaaccccaccgctaacagatattgtcctctttggactttccctttcgggttttcccttaaggctttaaaacgatCGGCTAGGGAAAggctttcacacccttataaagggtgtttcgttctcctcgccaaccgatgtgggatggtttccacacccttacaaagggtgtttcgttctccccccaaccgatgtgggatctaacaatccacccccttcagggcccagcatcctcactggcactcgttcctttctctaatcgttgtgggacccccaccaaatccacccccttcgggcccCAGCGTCCTTAATGGCACactgtctcgtgtctaccccttcagggaacagcctcctcgctggcacatcatctagtgtctggcttttataccatttataatggcccaaacccactgctaaccgatattgtcctttttggacttttccttaaATGCCAGCAGAACAGCCTTCTtcaaaacgcgtttgctagggaaaggtttccacacccttctaaagggtgtttcgttctccccccaaccgatgtgggatctaacaatccaccccccttcagggcccagcatcctcactggcactcgtttctttctctaatcgttgtgggacccccaccaaatccacccccttcgggcccCAGCGTCCTTAATGGCACatcacctcgtgtctaccccttcaGAGAACAGCCTACTCGTTGGTACATcacctagtgtctggctttgatatcatttataacggcccaaaatgcatctgctagggaaagttttctacacccttataaagggtgtttcgttctcctctccaaccgatatgggatctaaCAAACTCGAACTAGCTCAAGTACAAATGATTAAAGATCAAACCTGCCAGCATCCTCAGGGCTAAACTCAACATCATCAAAACCCAAGCTTCGTGCAAACCTCACCATGTTCCTAGCAATCTCAACCACTTCCCCTCTCGTCTTTCTAAGCTTATGCGTCAAATGAATCTCACTCGTTGCAATGAACATATGTATTCTTGGTCTCTTAGCATACTTCACTGCCTCCCAAGCAGCTCGAACGTCGCTCTCGGTACACCTCGAGAACCCGCAAATCACCGGCACGTACCCATCCTCACCTACCTCATTGCCAACCTCCTTCGCAACCATCTCCACAGCCTCAAAGTCCTGCCTCGACGCTGCCGGGAATCCCGCCTCGATTGCATCGACCCTCAGCTTCACAAGCTGACGGGCAATGAGAAGCTTCTGCTTCGACGTGAGGGCTGCACCGGGGGATTGCTCGCCGTCGCGGAGAGTGGTGTCAAATACGCGTACATAGGAAGCGTCCGGGATGTAATTCGGGGTGTAGGGTGGACGTTGTCGAACCGAAGACACTACATGACATGATGTTATTTGATGACGGGAAATACAAACGTCGTGATTCGGCTTCGACATCGACATTGAAACCGGCATAGTTAGCATGGACATAGCTGGATTGGGTTTGAGGTCTCGTACGTTGGAATTAATTTGAGGGCATCATATTTGTGGAGGACATGCACGACATGCTTTGTCGTTTTTTAACTTTGTTGAAAAAGGAAGACAACTCGCATCTTAAATTATTGGAAAAGAGAATCTAACATATTTTACACGTGACATTTTGCAGCTTTATTTTggaactatataaaaaaaatcgaactcCTTTACAATCAAATTTGTACTATACTCCAATTTCTACCTAACGAGTCGTCCTTTTCAATATCGTGaattactaaaaataattcaacatGAACCGATATGTAATACTCATTTAAGGTCGAAAAAATATTGAGATAGTTGAAATTGATCATGAAGAACTTTTGATCATGACGAAAACTCATAAATGATGGAGGATAATACTTGTCGTCATTTTTTCATaagagtttttatttctttatcaaATAAAGTCCACGACCACAAATCTTATGACCTCTTGGACTTGCTTTCACGGGTTCCCCGAGTGTTGAACAATGACAGCAGCTTCCCGAGTGTTTTGATTGAAGTTGTCATTACTCCGCTCCACGTtaccctacttttaaaaaaaattattctcattttccattttatattttttaataataataaaaaaaaaaaaacagctaTTTTATACTagatttcaataaatattgtaaaaattagatagatatttacaaaataataataataataataaatgaaggaaataataaatattgtgaaggtttttataattaaaattcttgTTATGAGAGAACAAATGGATGaattaatttagtaattgAATTGCCAATCTTTTTCATATCCACCAAGTCGGTTCCACTAGAAATTGCATTAAATAGTTAGTTTTGTGGattcaattcaataatttttctaatttttaaaaattattaatactcAAATAATACCAATTTtcgtatatattatttatttatatgaatttctGATAGTACTTAAGACAATTGAATGACTAAGAGTTGTTAAAAATACGTTTCCAATAAAAgattgaataaaattattatgtgaCAATTAAATTGCAATAAGTAATTATAAAGAATCGTGTACATCACGATCATACTAAAAGTGGACAAATAACGTTACATCGAATGAAGTATATGTCGGACCAAAATGCAACACCCAAATTACCCAGACATGGAAGAGAAGTATTAAACTCTACTTCGATGTAGATCGGGCATAGGAGTCTATATGTCTAATGGTTAAATCTTTGTCATGTCGTAAATATTTTGTGACAATTCGTGTGACAGAACAATACCATTTCTTACA is part of the Cucurbita pepo subsp. pepo cultivar mu-cu-16 chromosome LG03, ASM280686v2, whole genome shotgun sequence genome and encodes:
- the LOC111791572 gene encoding 2-isopropylmalate synthase 2, chloroplastic-like isoform X1, with amino-acid sequence MSMLTMPVSMSMSKPNHDVCISRHQITSCHVVSSVRQRPPYTPNYIPDASYVRVFDTTLRDGEQSPGAALTSKQKLLIARQLVKLRVDAIEAGFPAASRQDFEAVEMVAKEVGNEVGEDGYVPVICGFSRCTESDVRAAWEAVKYAKRPRIHMFIATSEIHLTHKLRKTRGEVVEIARNMVRFARSLGFDDVEFSPEDAGRSDKEFLYQILGEVIRAGATTLNITDTVGYTVPAEYGKLIADIKCNTPGTQNVIISTHCQNDLGLATANTIAGACGGARQVEVTINGIGERAGNASLEEVVMTLQCRGEHVLGGLYTGINSRHIFSTSKMVEEYTGLNVQPHKAIVGANAFAHQSGIHQDGMLKHRGTYEIIPPEDIGYQRSNHVGIVLGKLSGRHALKSQLRKLGYEIDEDKLDNVFWRFKALAEHKKRIIDADLIALVSDEVSKKVDIEVTENRT